The segment ATCCGGCGTGGTCCCCGGATGGCCGTTTCATCGCCTTCACGAGTACTCGCGCCGCCGACAGCAGACAGGTATACGTATTCGATGCCTCCTGTCTGGAAGAAGCTGAGGGATGTGTGGACGTCACTCCGACTCCCGTCTCATGCCATCCGGATTTTTGCGCCGTCGAATATTCCCCCGCATGGGCGCCTCTCGATTTTTCGCCACCGAGTTGGCTTCCGGCGAGTTACAATCTGGCCGTCGTCGTTTCCATCAACACCGCACCGGGAAAGATTTTCTTCCGCCCTCCTGCCGACGTCATGCCCATCGATTTCGACCGCAGCGACAAGATCGTAGGCGTGGATCACGTCGCCTGGTCCCCGGATGGGACGCTGCTGGCGTATACCTGGTATTTGAATAGAGGCGTAAATGAGATATTCATCTCACCGCTGGAGGATCGCGGCGCCACATGGACTCGGTTGACCGAGAGCAACGGCAACAAGGAACCCTGTTTCTCCCCGGATGGGAGATGGATCGTATTCACCAGCACTCGCGATCAGAATCCTGAGATCTACATCATGATCACCAACGGCACCGGAGAAGAAAATCTCACCAACAACCCGGCGCGAGATATGCAGCCGGATTGGCAACCCCCCGGGAAGTAGATATCCGAATTTCTGGTTCCGAAAAACAGATAAGCCATCATGAATTTCTCTCTCACCTTGGTATGATCTAAAAGTGGGCGTGAAAGGGTCCCGGATGCAAATCCTCACCATTGACGTTGGTACGGGCACGCAAGACATCTACCTCTATCGCAGCGGCTTGAGTATCGAAAACGGATACAAGATGGTGATGCCCTCTCCCACCATGCGCATCCGTGAGCAGATCCAAGCGGCCACGCAGCGCCAACAAGGCATCCTGCTCACGGGCGTCACGATGGGAGGCGGACCTTGCCATTGGGCCGCAGAGGCGCATCTGCGAGCGGGCTTGCCGCTCTTCGCCACCCTGGAAGCTGCACAGACGTTCAACGACGATCTGTCGTGGGTGGAAAACGAAATGGGAATCACCATCGTTTCTGAGGACGAAGCGAAGCGGTTGGACGATTTCCAGCACATTGAATTATTCGATTTCAAGTATCCGCCTATCGCCGAAGCATTTGAGAATCTAGGAGTCAGCCTTAACCCTCAAGCCATCGGGGTTGCGGTATTCGATCACGGTGCTGCGCCGCCGGGAGAATCCGACCGCCGCTTCCGGTTCGAATATTTGCGCCGGCGCATCGCCGCCGAGAATAGCCTCTCGGCTTTCGCCTTCCTCGCCGAAGACATTCCCGCAAGCATGACGCGCATGCAGGCCGTCGTAAAAAGCGCCGGCCCATTGGATTGTCCGCTCGTCGTCATGGACACTGCACCCGCCGCGGTGCTCGGCGCCACGCTCGACGAGAACGTCGCTGCTCATTCGAGGTTGATGGTGGTCAACATTGGTAATTTCCACACCCTGGCATTTCGCCTGGGACCCACAGGAATCGAAGGGGTCTTCGAACACCACACGGGCGAAATCGATCTGCCGCGTCTGGAAACGATGTTGAGGGCCTTCGCCAGAGGGGATTTGCAGAATGAAGATGTCTACGACGATCACGGGCACGGCGCCTTGATCATCAACGATCAACCGCTTCCACTTTCCGCGGGCGACAACCCCATCGTCGTCAGCGGCCCGCGCCGGTCCTTCATGCGCAAATCCAAGCTTCGGATGTACTTCGCAGCGCCCTTTGGAGACATGATGATCAGCGGTTGTTTTGGGCTCCTTTCCGCGATGGCGGACCGTGTTCCAGATATCGCATCGGTGATAGAAAACGCACTTTCCGCCGATACATCCGATACGACGCCATGGGATGTTTAGGAAGTCGAATTCCAGCTACGAAGCGCGATCGATGAGAATCGACCTGACAATGAAATGGAAGGTCAGATCACACGTGAGTCCGCGATTTCACACACGATCAACGCAGCATCCGCTGTGAGGCGTTGGTGAGCAACTATTGGGCTATAATCACAACGACGACATGTATTCCTGGAATCAAACGGCAAGCAGCCCATCGATATTTTGAACGTAACAGGCAACGGAGGCGTTTTCGAAAATGCTGCGAGGTTTATATAGAAATGTGCTGCCAGTGATCGTGGCGGCCACCTTGACGGGTGCATGCACCTCAGCCAG is part of the Anaerolineales bacterium genome and harbors:
- a CDS encoding DUF1786 domain-containing protein — its product is MQILTIDVGTGTQDIYLYRSGLSIENGYKMVMPSPTMRIREQIQAATQRQQGILLTGVTMGGGPCHWAAEAHLRAGLPLFATLEAAQTFNDDLSWVENEMGITIVSEDEAKRLDDFQHIELFDFKYPPIAEAFENLGVSLNPQAIGVAVFDHGAAPPGESDRRFRFEYLRRRIAAENSLSAFAFLAEDIPASMTRMQAVVKSAGPLDCPLVVMDTAPAAVLGATLDENVAAHSRLMVVNIGNFHTLAFRLGPTGIEGVFEHHTGEIDLPRLETMLRAFARGDLQNEDVYDDHGHGALIINDQPLPLSAGDNPIVVSGPRRSFMRKSKLRMYFAAPFGDMMISGCFGLLSAMADRVPDIASVIENALSADTSDTTPWDV